The window TTTTCCGAACAGCTACGCAAAGCGGGGTACGACCTGACCTACACCGGCAAGTGGCACGTCGGCCGCGACCAGACGCCTGCCGATTTCGGCTTCGAGTACCTCGGCGGAAGCGACGTCCACCACGACGACATCGACTCCGACTTTCGGGACTACCGTCAGTCCCGGGGCACGCCCATCGATGAGACTGAACTCGAGGACGAGATATACACTCACGGCGATCCGGATACCGGGACGCTCGTCGCGGCGACGACGCCAATCGAGGTCGAGGACACCCGGGCGTACTTTCTCGCTGAACGAACGATCGAGGCACTCGAGGCTCACGCGAACGGCCGTGGGGGCACCTCGAACGGTCGCGGGGATGGCTCGAACGACCGCGACGGCACCTCGAACGCAGCCCATTCGACCCCCTTCTTCCACCGGGCGGACTTCTACGGCCCCCACCATCCCTACGTCGTCCCCGAACCCTACGCCTCGATGTACGACCCTGACGACCTCGAGCCGTGGGCCAGCTACGCCGAAACCTACGCGGGAAAACCCGCCGTCCACGAGCAGTTCCTGCACTACCGGGGCGTCGACGGGTTCGACTGGGAGATGTGGGCCGAGGCCGTCGCCAAGTACTTCGGCTTCGTATCCCTCATCGACGACCAGTTTGGACGCATCCTCGAGACGCTCGAGCGCCTCGGTTTGGCGGAGTCGACGGTCGTCGTCCACGCGTCCGATCACGGCGACTTCACGGGCGCCCATCGCCAGTTCAACAAGGGGCCGCTGATGTACGACGACACCTATCACATCCCGTTGCAGGTACGTTGGCCCGGGGTCACCGAGGCGGGATCGACCTGTGAGGCACCCGCCCACCTCCACGACCTGGCGGCGACGTTTCTCGAGATCGCCGGAGAAGCCGTCCCGGAGTCGTTTCACGCCCGTAGCCTCGTCCCGCTCCTCGAGGGAAACGTCCCCGCCTCCTGGCCTGACTCGATTTTCGCGCAGTACCACGGCGAGGAGTTCGGCCTCTACTCCCAGCGGATGGTTCGCACTCGCTCACACAAGTTCGTCTACAACGGCCCGGATCGAAACGAGCTGTACGACCTCGAGGCCGATCCGGCAGAACTGCAGAACCTGATTGACCACCCCGACTACGCTGACGTGCGGGCGGCGATGGCCGACCGCCTTCGCGACTGGATGATCGAAACCGAGGATCCAAACCGGAAATGGGTACCAGAGACGCTCTCGTCAGCTATCCACGAGTGAACTCGTGCTCGTGGGCTTTCGTCTTGTCCCTGTGTGACCCCCGCGAGCACCCCGACCCCCTGTCAGAGGTACCCGAGATCTGCCAGCCGCTCTTTCGTTCCCTCCCGCATCTCGGGCGGGGACTTGGCCGTCGCTGGGCTGTTGACGCCCTCCAGTCCATCGAAGTGGGACTCGAGTTGGCGTCGAAGTCGGTCGGCTTTCTCCGGTCGCTTTGTGGCGATATTCGTCGCTTCGGTCGGATCGCGCTCGAGGTCGTGTAACCGTTCGAAACCACCGTCGCCGCGGACGTACTTGTAGCGGTCGGTGCGAATCGACTGCAGCCGCCGATCGTAGGTGTACACGTGCTCCGGCAGCGTTCCGAACCGATCCTCGAGGCGTTCGATCGACGGCTGTGGCGAGACGTACTCGGCGTAGACGGCCTCGCGTTCTCGTTTTCGTTCTCGCTGGCTCCGATCGGCCGTCACCAGTGACCGGCCGTCACTCTGGGACTCGAATGCTGGATCGTCGATCCCGACGGCCTCGAGCAGCGTGTTCGGAAGGTCGAGCAACTGCACCAGATCCGTGCGCGTTCCCCCGCCGGTGAACGGCCCGCCGTGGATCAGGAGGGGGACGTGCAACACGGTATCGTAGAGGTTGTACTGGTGACCGAAAAACCCGTGATCGCCGATGTTTTCGCCGTGATCCCCGCAGACGACCAGCAACGTGTCCTCCCAGAGACCGGCGTTTTCGAGCCCGGAACTGAGGCGGGCGAGCTGGCTGTCGACGTAGGCGAGTTCGGCGCGGTAGAGCCCGTGAAGGGCCGCAAACTCTGACTCCGTCAACTCGTAGTCTTCGCAGTCGAACGCGCGCGGATCCTGTCTGATCGCCATCGCCTCCTCGACGTCCCAGTCGTCGGGGAGAAAGTGCTCGGCGAACTCGCTGGGCGGGTCGTACGCAATGTGGGGTTCGATGTAGTTACAGAACAGAAAAAACGGACGGTCGTCCGACCGCTTGTGGAGCCAGTCGACCATCCAGTCCGTCGAACGGTCGGCCCCATCGTCTCCGGTCGGCTGGAGCACCTCGCTGTAGAGGACGTTCGCCAGGTTGATCAGCGGATTGCCGTCGAACAGTCGACCCCGCGTGGCCTCGAGTTTTTCCCGGAGATCCTCACCCCGGACGACGGTTCCCATGTCGACGTCCGACTGAATGTACTGCCAGCCCCGTCGGAGGTCGTCGAAGCCCCGGTCGAAGCCGAACTCGTCGGTGATCCAGGTGTTGTTCGTGACACCGACCGTTTCGTACCCGGCGTCCAGAAACGCTTCCGGCAACGTCCGCAGGCTCGAGTCGAGGTAGGTGTGGCCGCCGTGGGTACCGTGTTCGGCGGTGTACGTGCCCGTGAACATGGCCGCGTGTGATGGCACCGTCCAGGGGGCGGTCGCGAACGCGCGTTCGAACGTCGTGCCCGCCTCGCCGAGCCGAGCGAGCGTCGGCATCGTCTCCCGTGAGACGCTCGCCTTTCGGGCCGTATCGAGGACGACGAACACGACGTTCGGGGCCGTTTGATGGGTCTGTACATCACGTCCGTTGGACTCGCCCGCAGACATACCATCCCTTCCACCACATGCGGGGAAGGCCATCGGGCCGGCGTATGCAGGGCCTACATTCGTCGAGGTACGGCCTCGAGACCGACGAATTCAACACTGAACGGCGTCACCTCCCACGTAATGCGGGCCTATCGCCTCGCCTACGACGGGACGGACTACTTCGGCTTTCAGCGTCAGCCCAACGTTCCGACCGTCGAGGACAAGGTGTTCGACGCTCTGCGAAATCTCGATGTGCTGGCCACTGACGCCAGGAAACCGGCGGGGTACGCCGCCGCAGGCCGAACTGACGCCGGTGTCTCCGCGCTCGCCCAGACGATCGCGTTCGAGGCGCCCGACTGGCTCTCCCCCCGTGCGTTCAACTCGGCACTCTCGGCCGATATACGGGCATGGGCCAGCGCTGAGGCCCCGGCGGACTTTCACGCGACCCACCACGCAACACGCCGGACGTACTCCTACCACCTCTACGCGCCTCGAGACCGGGATTCGCCACCGTCGGCGGTCGCGGGCGCACGACCCGTTGACGACGACCGTGTCCACGCCGCCCTCGAGGCGCTCTCGGGCACTCACGACGTCGCGAACCTGACGCCTGACGACGAGGGAACCCGGCGCACGCTCACGCTCGAGGCCGAACGCGACGGTTCGTTTCTCGAGATCACGGTCAGTGCACCCGGATTCGCCCGCGAACTCGTTCGACGACTGGTCGCACTGGTTCACGCGGTCGCCACCGGGGCGGAACCCCTCGCGAAGATCGATCGAGTGCTCGACCCGGAGCCACTTCCCGGCCACGAGGGGATTGCGCCCGCCCCGCCGGAGCCGCTGGTGCTCACCGATGTAACGTACCCAGTACTCACATTCGAGCGGGACACGGAAGCCGCTCGACGGACGCACGAGATTTTCGAGCGACTACGTCTCGAGCGAACGACGGGGGCTCGAGTTGCAAAGCAACTGTGTCAGGGGCTCGAGTGAACTGGCCGTGCTGGTCAACGGGCCCGCTTTGAGACTCACAAATCTGGGATTCGTTCGAGACTAGAGCATTTGAAACACCATCGATTGGATGGTGTTCGGTAGATTCGACGACCGCCCAAACGGATCGAGTGGTTTCCGATTCGTGATACGTAGTTTCGGTGCGAGATCAATAGGAATCGACGATTTCCCTCGCAATCGGCTTCATTGTCGACAAATCCCTTGCTGTAATGGCTATGTGCGATATTTAGGGCTATATATCACTATGTTACAGTATGTGTGGCTATTTTTTCAGTATCGTACGTGTCTCTGATATTCAAATTAATTAATGACGTCTCTGCAACTGTGGTGGATGCATGGATCAACCAACCACGTACCGTATCCGCCGTGAAGAAGGATTTATCGGGCAGGTACATCCCCTCCACGAGTCACCACCTGGAACTGCCATTCAGTTCACCGAAGACGTGCCGTCGTCTTTCCATGGACGGTCGTAACGCCAGCCCATGCTCTCTGAACCCTGGATCTCCTGGCTTCCGCCGAACGTCCTGAAACTCCTCGTGGCCGTTGCCCTGGGCATGTTTCTCGGTCTCGAGCGCGAGTGGTCCGAGAAGGACGCCGGTATTCGAACGTTCGCGCTGATCACGCTCGCCGGAGCGGTGTTCACGATACTCGAGACGCCTGCACTGTTGATCATCGCCGGAGTCCTCGTCCTCGCCCAGGGAATATTACTCGGGATTCGCGGCGTCTATCGGGACGAATCCGGTCTCTCGTTGACGACATCGATCAGCATGATCGTCGCCTTTGGCGTCGGCATCCTCGTCGCCTCCGGCCACTTCATCGAGGGTGTCATCGTCGCCCTGTTGTCGTCGATGCTGTTGGTACTGCGCCGGGAACTCCACGGATTCGCTCAGGATCTCTCGAAGGAGGAGGTTCGAAGCGCCAGCGAACTCGCCATTCTGGCGTTCGTGGTGTACCCGCTACTCCCCGACGAACAGCTCGGGCCCTGGAACGCGATCAATCCGCGGGTCGTCTGGCTGCTCGTCATCGCGATGAGCGCCATCGGCTTCGTCAACTACATCATCATCCAGAAGTACGGGACTCGAGGCATCGGCGTCAGCGGGTTCGTCGGCGGCCTCGTCAACTCGACGGCCGTCGTCGGCGAAATCGCGACCCGGTCGCGCCGAAACGAAACGTTCGCCGGGCTCGCCGTCAGCGGCATCCTGCTCGCCGACGCTGCGATGGCATTTCGCAACACCCTCATCATCCTCTTTTTCCTCCCGGAACTGGCCCTCGTCATCGGGGCACCGTTGCTCGCGATCACGATCGCTGGAATCGCCCTCTCGATCGTCCAGGGTAACTGGGACGTGGAGTTCACGGCCGAACTCGACTCCCCATTCAGCCTCCAGAGCGCCCTCAAATTCGGCACGCTCTTTCTGTTCGTCCTCGTGCTCTCTGCGGCCGCCCAGGCGACGTTTGGCTCCACCGGCTTCTTCGTCACTGCCTTCTTTAGCGGGCTGATCTCGAGTGGCTCCGTCGCGACGACGGCAGTCGTTCTCGTCGGCTCCGGGCAGCTGTCGGTCACCGACGCCGCGCTGGGCGTCGTCGTCGCCACCTCCGCGAGTATTCTCGTCAAAATCGGGTTTGCGGCGACCGTCGACCGATCGCTGATCAAGCCGGTGGGGGCCGCGAGCCTGGTACTTATCGCCACCGGGACGGTTGCGACCATCGTGCCGTTTTTGGTGGCGTGAGCGCTCGAGGCTAGATCGTGCTGCGTTCTGGAACCCGGAATGTCCGACGGTTACTCGAGTCCCGCCCCCTTCGGGGACTGGCCCGATCGTTCGTCCAATTCGTCGAGACCGTTGGTGACCGGAACCCTCACCGATACGCGAGCGACCAGGAACGGTGAGGGTTCACTCGAGTGAGAGGGGGCGAAGGTTTCCGAAAGTCTGACCTTTTTCCGTGGCAGTCGTGAACGCCGAATCCGTTGTGCCATGGACGGATCCGATCCACACGGCAGCTTCGAGGACATCCGCGACGAGGTCGACGGCGATCCGATGTGGAAGCTGGTCGACTACGTCACGCCCTACTGGCTCCCGCTGACCGTCGGCTTCCTCTCGACGATGATCAACCGTGCGGCACGGCTGTTTCCGGCTTTGATGATCGCGGCGGCGATCGACCTCGTGATCACCGCCTCGGGGAGCGGCGACAGCCTGCTGGCCGCCGCGGGGATCATCCCCGCCGAACCGGTACCGGAAGAACAGGTTGGCGATCGACTGAGCCTGCTCTACTACCTGGGCGGACTCACCATCGCCGCCTACGGGATCCAGTCGATCACACACTTCGGGGCGCGCTACTTCTTCCAGACGACCGCCCAGCGCATCCAGCACGACCTGCGACTGGACACCTACGACCACATGCAGCGGCTCTCGCTCGACTTCTTCAA of the Natronosalvus vescus genome contains:
- a CDS encoding MgtC/SapB family protein gives rise to the protein MLSEPWISWLPPNVLKLLVAVALGMFLGLEREWSEKDAGIRTFALITLAGAVFTILETPALLIIAGVLVLAQGILLGIRGVYRDESGLSLTTSISMIVAFGVGILVASGHFIEGVIVALLSSMLLVLRRELHGFAQDLSKEEVRSASELAILAFVVYPLLPDEQLGPWNAINPRVVWLLVIAMSAIGFVNYIIIQKYGTRGIGVSGFVGGLVNSTAVVGEIATRSRRNETFAGLAVSGILLADAAMAFRNTLIILFFLPELALVIGAPLLAITIAGIALSIVQGNWDVEFTAELDSPFSLQSALKFGTLFLFVLVLSAAAQATFGSTGFFVTAFFSGLISSGSVATTAVVLVGSGQLSVTDAALGVVVATSASILVKIGFAATVDRSLIKPVGAASLVLIATGTVATIVPFLVA
- the truA gene encoding tRNA pseudouridine(38-40) synthase TruA; this encodes MRAYRLAYDGTDYFGFQRQPNVPTVEDKVFDALRNLDVLATDARKPAGYAAAGRTDAGVSALAQTIAFEAPDWLSPRAFNSALSADIRAWASAEAPADFHATHHATRRTYSYHLYAPRDRDSPPSAVAGARPVDDDRVHAALEALSGTHDVANLTPDDEGTRRTLTLEAERDGSFLEITVSAPGFARELVRRLVALVHAVATGAEPLAKIDRVLDPEPLPGHEGIAPAPPEPLVLTDVTYPVLTFERDTEAARRTHEIFERLRLERTTGARVAKQLCQGLE
- a CDS encoding sulfatase produces the protein MSAGESNGRDVQTHQTAPNVVFVVLDTARKASVSRETMPTLARLGEAGTTFERAFATAPWTVPSHAAMFTGTYTAEHGTHGGHTYLDSSLRTLPEAFLDAGYETVGVTNNTWITDEFGFDRGFDDLRRGWQYIQSDVDMGTVVRGEDLREKLEATRGRLFDGNPLINLANVLYSEVLQPTGDDGADRSTDWMVDWLHKRSDDRPFFLFCNYIEPHIAYDPPSEFAEHFLPDDWDVEEAMAIRQDPRAFDCEDYELTESEFAALHGLYRAELAYVDSQLARLSSGLENAGLWEDTLLVVCGDHGENIGDHGFFGHQYNLYDTVLHVPLLIHGGPFTGGGTRTDLVQLLDLPNTLLEAVGIDDPAFESQSDGRSLVTADRSQRERKREREAVYAEYVSPQPSIERLEDRFGTLPEHVYTYDRRLQSIRTDRYKYVRGDGGFERLHDLERDPTEATNIATKRPEKADRLRRQLESHFDGLEGVNSPATAKSPPEMREGTKERLADLGYL
- a CDS encoding sulfatase-like hydrolase/transferase, which gives rise to MSSTPPNVLFVLTDQERYDCTAPNGPPVETPAFDRFSSAGLRFSQAFTPISICTSARASLLTGLFPHAHGMLNNSHEADAIQPNLPLDLPTFSEQLRKAGYDLTYTGKWHVGRDQTPADFGFEYLGGSDVHHDDIDSDFRDYRQSRGTPIDETELEDEIYTHGDPDTGTLVAATTPIEVEDTRAYFLAERTIEALEAHANGRGGTSNGRGDGSNDRDGTSNAAHSTPFFHRADFYGPHHPYVVPEPYASMYDPDDLEPWASYAETYAGKPAVHEQFLHYRGVDGFDWEMWAEAVAKYFGFVSLIDDQFGRILETLERLGLAESTVVVHASDHGDFTGAHRQFNKGPLMYDDTYHIPLQVRWPGVTEAGSTCEAPAHLHDLAATFLEIAGEAVPESFHARSLVPLLEGNVPASWPDSIFAQYHGEEFGLYSQRMVRTRSHKFVYNGPDRNELYDLEADPAELQNLIDHPDYADVRAAMADRLRDWMIETEDPNRKWVPETLSSAIHE